A window of bacterium genomic DNA:
GGCGGAAACGACCGGAACGCCGATGCTGCGGGCGTACTCGCGGGCCTCGCCGTCGGGACCGCCGAGGTCGACGACGGCCACGATGCGCAGCCTGAGCAGGCGGGAGCGGGTGGCGAGTCCCGCCAGCAGGTCGGAAAGCTCCCGACCTTCGCCCACGAGGGCGATTCTAGTCCTGCTCGTACTCACGCCTCAGCTTTTCGCTCTCTTCGATGATGTCGCGGGCGCTGGTGGTGCCGCTCATGAGGGCGTCGAGCCGTTCGTCGAACTCGCGCTTCAGGCGGTCGCGGCGGTGGCGGGTGGCCTCTTCGACGACCTCGACCAGGTCGTCGAAGTCGTGGGGCTTGAGGATGTAGCGGAAGGCCTGCAGGCGGCCGGCCTCCCACGCCGTGTCGTGTCCGCCGTGGCCGGTCAGCATGACGGCCTCCACATGGGGCTGCAGGGCCTTCAGCTGCTCGATGACCTTGATGCCGTCTAGGTCGGGCATGCGCAGGTCGACCACCGCCACGTCGAAGGTCAATTCGGTGGCGGCGCTGACGGCCTCGGACCCGCTCAGGGCGATGGTCACGTCGTAGCCCCGCTTGCGCAGGCGGTGGGCCAGGAAGGTGACGAGATCCTCCTCGTCATCGGCCAGGAGCAGGCGAATGGGCTTGGGATCGTCCGGGGACATCGGAAACACTCCGGCTGCGGGAATGGGGATGGTGCTCGGCGGAATGATCCTCGTGCGCCGGGGGCGTGTCAAGGCCGGGCCGCTCAGAGACCGCGCAGATACTCGGGTTTGAGCAGGCTCTCGTCGCGGGCGGCGAGCACCCGGTCCAGCAGGGCCAGGCCGCGCTCCCGGTCGGCCGGCAGGTTCAGGCTCAGGGGCAGGTAGTTGCTGGCGTGGTTGGCGTGGAAGCGGCAGCGCGAGAAGCGCGCGTCGGCGACGAGGGTGCGCAGCTCCGTGAGCAGGCCCCAGCGGTCGGGCAGGACGAAGTCGCCTGCGGCGGCGCTGCGGGCCAGGGGGGTGTCCGGCACGACGGTCGTGGTCAGGTCGCCCACGAAGGGCGGGTCCATGGCTGTCAGCAGGTCGGCGGTGGCGGCGGCGTGCTCGCGGCTGCGGGCCGTCCCGCCGAGGCCGAGCATGACCATCACCGAGTGGCGGATGCCCGCGTCGCGCAGACGCGCGGCTGCGGCCGCGGCGTCGGCGGCGGTGGAGCCCTTGACGACGTCGGCCAGCACCCGGTCGTCGCCGCTCTCGACGCCGTGGTACACGATGCCGAGGCCCAGTTCGCGCAGGCGGGCCAGTTCGGCGGGCGTCTTGCGCAGGATCGAGCGGGCGTCCCCGTAGATGCCCACGCGGCGCACGGTGGGCACCTTCTCGCGCAGGGCGAGCAGGAT
This region includes:
- a CDS encoding response regulator, whose protein sequence is MSPDDPKPIRLLLADDEEDLVTFLAHRLRKRGYDVTIALSGSEAVSAATELTFDVAVVDLRMPDLDGIKVIEQLKALQPHVEAVMLTGHGGHDTAWEAGRLQAFRYILKPHDFDDLVEVVEEATRHRRDRLKREFDERLDALMSGTTSARDIIEESEKLRREYEQD
- a CDS encoding radical SAM protein, translated to DDPVQAFRIKPWPTVARDIDEAAARVAGGGVVSRVFLCDGDALILPFAHLERILLALREKVPTVRRVGIYGDARSILRKTPAELARLRELGLGIVYHGVESGDDRVLADVVKGSTAADAAAAAARLRDAGIRHSVMVMLGLGGTARSREHAAATADLLTAMDPPFVGDLTTTVVPDTPLARSAAAGDFVLPDRWGLLTELRTLVADARFSRCRFHANHASNYLPLSLNLPADRERGLALLDRVLAARDESLLKPEYLRGL